TCCGCGCTGCTCGGGGTCTACGACCGGCGGGTGTTCGCGCTCTATCTCGTCGTCGGCGTCGCCGCGACCTTCGCAGCGGGGACACTGTTCCAGATGGTTTACGGGTGACCCGCCAGTCCCTTTCGGCAGGGGCGTTTCTCTTTCTCCTCCTGCTCTCCTCCTGTTCGTTGCATCCCGGAGCGGACACCGGGTCGTTCGCCGGTGCGGGGGTCGTCACGGTCCGCGCGACGTTCCGGGAAATCCCGCTCGCGGGGGTTCGGGTCGAGTACCGCCGCTCCCCCGCGGAGACGGGGGAGGCGCCCGTCGCGGCCGGGATCACGAACGGGGAGGGGATCGCCTCTTTCGGAATCCCCCCCGGGAGGTACTTCCTGTCCGCCCGGTGGGCGAAGGACGGTGATGTTTCCCGACCTGTCTCGCCGGGGGACCGGTTCGCCTGGTTCGGCGGGAACCCGGTCTTCGTGGAACGCGGCGCTTCGAAAGAGACCTTCCTCGGGCTGGAGGAGTTTCCGGGACCTCCCTCGACGGTCGGCGAATCCGCGGGGGGGACCGGAGTGGCGGGGCGGGTCGTGTCCGGCGGAGTCGCGGTGGAAGGCGCCCACGTGTTCGCCTACGTACGCACGGAATCCGCATTCCGCGATCTCGGCTTCACCGCTTCCGCTCCCACGGGGCCGGACGGCTCCTTCGTGATCGACCTTCCCCCCGGGAACTACTATCTCCTCACCCGGAAACGGGCGAGCGGCGGGATCGCCGGCCCGATGCGAAAGGGGGACCTGTTCGGCTACTATCCGGGGAACCCCGTGTCCGTGAGCGCCGGCGCGTACCATCTTCTCTCGATTCCGGCGACCGAGCTCAAACTTCGCAATGTTCCCTCTTACTCCGGGAAGTTCCAGGGTGCCGCCCTCATCGAGGGGAGGATCGTCGGCCCCGACGGGAAGCCGCGCGCAGGCGCGTATGCGGCCTTGTACGACAATCCGAGCCTCCTGAACCGGCCGGTCTTCCTTTCCGACGTCACCGGCGCGGACGGGCGATTCCGGCTCTCCGTCCCGGTTCCGGGCACCTATTACCTTGGGGCGCGCAGCGGCTACGGCGGGGCGCCCGGTCCGGGCGGCCTGTACGGGCGCTACGAGGGGAACGCCGCGCACTCGGTCACGTTCCGCGAGGGGGACCATCTCACCGGGATCGACATCAACGTGAACGAGATCTGGTGACGTGGCGCTCTTCCTGGCCGCCGCCGGGGTCCTGGCGCTGGAGATTCTCCTCACCCGCGTTTTCTCCGTCGTTACGTGGTACCACTTCGCGTCGATGGCGATCGCGGTGGCGATGTTCGGTATTTCGGCGGGGGGATTGGTCCCGTATCTCCTCCGGAGAGGCGGCGCGAAGCAAGAGGGCTTCGGCGGCGTCCCGCCGCGGCTCGGGACGGTCCTGACCGGCGCCTCGGCCCTCTTCACGATCGTCCCGTACGGCGTGCTGCTCCTGTTCGCCCGCTACCCCCTGTGGGCGGGCCGGATCCTGTCCATCTTCCACCAGCCGTTCTACGAGCCGTTCCAAAGCGCGGCCGCGCAAGTTTCCCCGGCATCGGACATGTTGCAGGTGGGAGCCCTCCTGCTCCTGTTCTCCCTCCCGTTCGTCGGCGCAGGGGCGGTCTTCGCCCTCGCCTTCTCGGAGCGGGGGAGGGAGGGGAAGACGTACCTGTCGGTGATGGGGGGCTCCGCGGCGGGGGTGGCGGCGTACCTTGCCGCGATGCGCGCCGGCTCCGGTCCCGCGGCGTTCCTCTTCGTGGCTGCGCTTTTTTCGCTCTCCGCCGCAGCGTTCGCCTTTCATCCCCGGAATCGCCAACCCCAGAACCGGGACGTTCACAAAACTCCCCCTGAACAGGGACGGAGATGGGGGGCACGAGTGTCCCACTTTTGGGGGAGTTTTGTGAACGTCCCGGTTCTGGGGTTGCTGTTGGCGGCGGTGTTTCTTGTCCTTCTCGGGTTCCTCGAGGCCCGGTACGGTTTCGCGGAGATCCGTTTCGCGCGGGGACGGTACGAGCCGGGGATGCTCTGGAACCGATGGGACGCGGTTTCAAGGGTGGCGGTCTATCCGGTCTCCGGGGAGGAGTCGACGAAGGCGTGGGGGGTGAGCCCGCGCTACGCCGGACCGGCGCCGGAGCAGATCGGGATGGTGGTGGACGATACCGGGTACACGGCGCTCTTCGGGATGGGGAAATCCCCGGATTCGATGGCGGCGTTCCGCGGGAACGTGGCGTCCGCGGCGTACCATGTCCGGGGCGGAGCGAGCGCCCTGATCATCGGGCCGGGCGGGGGGAAGGACATCCTGTGCGCCCTCTCCTCGGGCGCCCGATCGGTGACCGCGGTCGAGGTGAACCCCCTCGTGGTCCGGGCGGCCGACGAGGTGTTCGGGGAGTTCACCGGCAGGCCGTACCGGATGGCGGGCGTGCGCGCGGTGGTCGGGGAGGGGCGGAACTTCCTCGCCTCGGACCGCTCCCGGTACGACGTTCTCCAGATGACGCAGGTCTTCGGCCGCGTTCCCCCGTCCGCCGGGGCGTTCACGATGAGCGAGGACCACCTGCATACGGTGGAAGCGTTCCGCGGATATCTTTCCCACCTGTCGGACGGCGGGATCCTGACGATCACGCGGTTTCTCCACGAGCGGCGCGTCTGGCGCATCCTTGCGCTGGCCCGGCAGGCCCTGGCGTCCCGCGGTTCCCCGGACCCCGCCCTGCACGTCGTGGCGCTGCGGGACCGTGGAATCGTCAACTTCCTCATCCGCCGCACGCCGTGGACGGCGGCGGACCTCGCCGCCGTGCGTCGCTTCTCGGCGGCGATGGGATTCTCCGTCCTCTTCTCGCCGGATCTGCCTGCGACGGGACTCCCCGCAAGGATCTTGCGCGGTGAAGAGGATCCGCGGGATCGCCCGTTCGACTTCTCCGCTCCGACGGACGACCGCCCTTTCTACTACTACACCCTTCGGCCCGAAGCCTTCCTTTCGGCGGAGGTTCGCCGGGGAGGGGAGTTCGAGGATCGGGCCGTGACGATGCTGCGGGGGTTCCTCTTCTCCGCGGGAGGACTCTGCCTCGTCTTCCTCATCGTACCGGGCGCCCTGCTGTCGCGGCGGGAGCCCGACGCCTCCCTGGTCGCGGCGCCGCTCTACATGTTCCTGGCAGGGCTTGCGTACGTCGTGTGGGAGATCGTGATGATCAAGCGGCTTGCGCTCCTGTTCGGAACGCCGGTCTTCTCGCTGGCCGCCGGACTCTTCCTGATCCTTGCGTTTTCCGCCGTGGGCGGCTATCTCGCGGGACGGCCCGGTACGCGATTCCGAGGGGGCGGGACGCTGGCGGGTGCGGTGGCCGGCACCGCGTGGCTTTTCCTTGCGGGGACGGCGCTGGGGGAGTTCGCGGGATCTCCCCTGCCCGCGCGGATGCTCGTCGCCGCGGCGTATGTCCTGCCGCCGTCGCTCCTGATGGGGTGCTTTTTCCCGACGGGGCTCCGGCGGTACGCCGCGCGGGGCGGGGGGACGACCCCGTTCCTGTTCGCCGCCAACGGGGCAGCCTCCGTGCTGGGGGCCGCATTCACGCAGGCGCTCACGTTGAACGCGGGGTACGGAGCCACGACCGTCGCGGGGGGAATCCTGTATGCCGTCTGCGCGGGATTTCTCCTTTTTCGCGGGGCAGGGGGAACGCCGGGATGAGGGTCGCCCGCCGGGATGCGGCGCGGATCGCGCGGATGATCCTCTTGTGCGTCGCGACTCTCCTCGGGGCCGGATGCTCGGCAAGGCAGGGCACGGTGGAAGGAACGACATCGATCGACGGCGCGCCCGCCGCGGGCGCGGAGGTCCAGGCGTTCGTGAAAGCGGGGGCGGAGCGGTCGGGGACGCCGTTCCTCACCGCGACGGCCCGCGACGACGGCACCTTCTCCCTGTCGTTGCCGATGGGGAGCTACTACCTCGTCGCCCGGAAGACGGTCCGCCGTGACGGACGCGAGCGGACGTACAAGGGGGAATTCCCGGGGAACCCGGTCGCGGTCCGGGGCGGGGGCGCAACACGGGGGATCGCCGTTCCCCTCGAGGAAATGTCCTCGCGGGGATTCACGCCGCGCCCCGGAACGGGAGCCGCGGGGGCAGTCTTCGCGGACGGGAGGCCGGTCCCGGGTGCCTTCGTGTACGCCTACCCGGACAACGTGGGGACCGTCCGCGGCCCGGCCTACGCGGCGTTCGTGCGCACCGGCGAGGACGGGAGCTTTCGCCTCCCTCTTCGGGAGGGGGCGTTCCGCATCGTCGCGCGCGACAAGGGGGGGGAGAACGAGACGGGCGCCATGTCCGGTGCCGGGAAGAGCGGCGGCGACGCGGGGATACGCGTGGAGTTGTCCGCCGGGACGATGACGGACGTGGGCAGGATCTCCCTGCACCTCCCCGAAGAAGGGAAGCGGCGGCGGCGTGTGGCGGCGGGCGGCCTGGAAGAGGCGGCCGCGGAAATCCGGGGGACGGTGACGCGCGACGACGGCTCTCCCGCCCCCGGCGTCCGTGTCATGGCGTACGCCGATCCGAGGATGATCGGTCGACCTTTCGCCGTCTCCGGCCCGACGGACGCCAAGGGCGCCTTCCTCCTCCGCCTTCCGAAGCCCGGGAAATTCCACCTTGGCGCGCGCAGTGAACTCGGGGGGCCGGTCTCCCCGGGGGAATGGATCGGTTCCTACGACGGGGCGCCGGATCACGGCGTCTCGGTGCGGAACGGCGAGAAGCGGGAGGAGATCCGGATCCGGGTCATCGAGAAGTGGTGACGACGCCGCAAAGGCGCCGTTGGTACAATGGACGGAGCGGCGGGTTCCGCCCGAAAGGAGATCGTCGATCCGTGGGGAAAGCGACGTCCGCGGCGGTTGCCGTGATGCTGGCGGCTTTCGTCGCGGCGGGCACGGCCTCCGGTCGTGAAATCTCCGGTCGCCAGGCCTTCACGGGCGAGGTGATCGTCCCGAAGGGAGAGACGTGGAAGGTCCTCCCCGGGGCGGTGGTCCGGTTCCACGGCGGACGCCTCCTGGTCCGTGGGACGCTGGTCGTCGAAGGGACCGCCCAGCGACCCGCGACGATCGAAGGAGACGACGCCTTCGAGGGGGTGGACCTTCGGGGGGAAGGCGGTTCCCGGTTCACCCGGGCTGTCGTGTCCGGCGGACGCCGCGGGATCCTGCTGACGAACGCATCGGCGGAGTTCCGGGAGGTCCTGTTCCGGCGGAACGCCGTGGGGATCGACGTGGGACAGTATGCCCGGGTGCGCATCTCCGGGTGCACTTTCGAGGGAAACAGCCGTGTCGGTCTGCTCGTCAAGCGCGGGGGAGGCGCGGAAGTCTCCGCCTCGCGGTTCACCGGAGCGGGGAAGGCGGGGATCTACGTCTACGGGGCGGACAACGTCGCGGTCCGGGATTGCCGCTTCGAGAAGAACACGGTGGGATTGCAGGCGGGAATGGCGGGGGGGCGGGCACAGGTCTCGAAGTCGGTCTTCCGGGGGAACGGGACCGGAATCCTCGCCGAGAAGACGGCGCGCCCTGCCGTCGAAGGGTGCGAGGTGACGGGAAACGAAATCGGAATGTTGTTCCGCCGCCGCTCGGAGGGGACCGTGAAGGGTTGCCGGGTCGAGGAGAACGGGACGGGCGTGCTCGTCGAGTACTCCTCCTACCCGGTCTTCCGGGGGAACGCGTTCCGCGGGAACCGGGAGGCCGCGGTCCGGTTGCGCCACCAGTCCGCCGAATGGGAAGGGGAGGCGACGGAGGCCGACCGCGAGGATGCCGGCGTGCGGGGCGTCCCCTTCGGCGGGGGAGAGGCGGCGCGGGGCGATTTCCGCACCGGCACCGGGAACGACGGTGGAACGGCCGCCTCCCCGGCGGGTCCCCCGGGGAAAAGGGCCGGGTTGACGGGAACGGTGGATTTCCGGGGAAACGAATGGGGGGAGCTTCAGCCCCAGGTCGATCGCGGCGGAAACGTGGCTGGGATCCACGACGGCAGGGACGAGCCGTTCTTCGAATACAAGGGGAAGAGGTACCGCATGGACACGGTGCTCCTGAAATGATCCGCCGTCGCGTGGTTTCGGTCGCGACGATGACGGTGTTTCTCCTGCTGCCGGCGGTGGTCCTTCAGGCGATTCCGGCGGCGGGCGGGGACGTCACGGGCGTTCGCGGACGGGTCGCGCTGAAGGGAGAGGTGGTCCCCGGGGTCGA
The bacterium genome window above contains:
- a CDS encoding right-handed parallel beta-helix repeat-containing protein; the encoded protein is MGKATSAAVAVMLAAFVAAGTASGREISGRQAFTGEVIVPKGETWKVLPGAVVRFHGGRLLVRGTLVVEGTAQRPATIEGDDAFEGVDLRGEGGSRFTRAVVSGGRRGILLTNASAEFREVLFRRNAVGIDVGQYARVRISGCTFEGNSRVGLLVKRGGGAEVSASRFTGAGKAGIYVYGADNVAVRDCRFEKNTVGLQAGMAGGRAQVSKSVFRGNGTGILAEKTARPAVEGCEVTGNEIGMLFRRRSEGTVKGCRVEENGTGVLVEYSSYPVFRGNAFRGNREAAVRLRHQSAEWEGEATEADREDAGVRGVPFGGGEAARGDFRTGTGNDGGTAASPAGPPGKRAGLTGTVDFRGNEWGELQPQVDRGGNVAGIHDGRDEPFFEYKGKRYRMDTVLLK